A portion of the Pseudomonas synxantha BG33R genome contains these proteins:
- the dnaX gene encoding DNA polymerase III subunit gamma/tau, producing MSYQVLARKWRPRSFREMVGQTHVLKALINALDSQRLHHAYLFTGTRGVGKTTIARIIAKCLNCETGITSTPCGTCSVCREIDEGRFVDLIEIDAASRTKVEDTRELLDNVQYAPSRGRFKVYLIDEVHMLSSHSFNALLKTLEEPPPYVKFILATTDPQKLPATILSRCLQFSLKNMTPERVVEHLTHVLGVENVPFEDDALWLLGRAADGSMRDAMSLTDQAIAFGEGKVMAADVRAMLGTLDHGQVFDVLHALIEGDAKALLEAVRHLSEQGPDWNGVLSEILNVLHRVAIAQALPEGVDNGHGDRDRVLALAQALPAEDVQFYYQMGLIGRRDLPLAPDPRGGFEMVLLRMLAFRPADSADAPRQPLKPVGISQATVDSAKPVAGAAVVAPAVAAPAPVAPAPEPESAPVAVAPEPESAPVAVAPVVEPEPVIEPAPVVDLPWNDPVEAEAEPEPEQQPAVEPVLETAGEQPELTPMPAPTPDSVVPDAPEWVSAPVPEPTVAQVEAATPGIDLDDEPPLDEDYIEPDMDSAYSYLDELASEHTAEPAPEPEAEPAAAPATGLALQWLELFPKLPISGMTGSIAANCTLISIEGDHWLLHLDPAHSALFNATQQRRLNDALNQYHGRTLTIAIELIKPEQETPAQAATRRRLNRQREAEDSIHADPLIQQMMQQFGAVVRHDTIEPVEAPVPQAS from the coding sequence ATGAGTTATCAGGTTCTTGCACGTAAATGGCGCCCGCGCTCGTTCCGCGAAATGGTCGGCCAGACCCATGTGCTCAAGGCTCTGATCAATGCCTTGGACAGCCAGCGGCTGCACCACGCCTATCTGTTCACCGGTACTCGCGGGGTGGGCAAGACCACGATTGCGCGCATCATCGCCAAGTGCCTGAACTGTGAGACCGGTATCACGTCAACGCCTTGCGGCACCTGTTCGGTCTGCCGCGAGATCGACGAAGGGCGTTTCGTCGACCTGATCGAGATCGACGCCGCAAGCCGCACCAAGGTCGAAGACACCCGCGAGCTGCTCGACAACGTGCAGTACGCGCCGAGCCGTGGGCGCTTCAAGGTCTACCTGATCGACGAAGTGCACATGCTGTCCAGCCACTCCTTCAATGCGCTGTTGAAAACCCTGGAAGAGCCGCCGCCCTACGTTAAGTTCATCCTGGCCACCACCGACCCGCAGAAACTTCCTGCAACCATTTTGTCGCGGTGCCTGCAGTTCTCGCTGAAGAACATGACGCCCGAGCGCGTGGTCGAGCATTTGACCCATGTGCTGGGTGTCGAGAACGTACCGTTCGAAGACGACGCCCTGTGGTTGCTGGGCCGCGCCGCCGACGGTTCGATGCGCGACGCCATGAGCCTCACCGACCAGGCCATCGCCTTTGGCGAAGGCAAGGTGATGGCTGCCGATGTGCGCGCCATGCTCGGTACCCTGGACCACGGCCAGGTCTTCGACGTGCTGCACGCGCTGATCGAGGGCGACGCCAAGGCATTGCTTGAGGCCGTGCGCCACCTGTCGGAGCAAGGCCCGGACTGGAATGGCGTGCTTTCGGAAATCCTCAATGTGCTGCACCGCGTCGCTATCGCCCAGGCCTTGCCGGAAGGCGTGGATAACGGCCATGGCGATCGCGACCGCGTGTTGGCCCTGGCCCAGGCATTGCCGGCCGAGGATGTGCAGTTTTACTACCAGATGGGCCTGATCGGCCGCCGTGACCTGCCCCTGGCGCCGGACCCGCGAGGTGGCTTTGAAATGGTGCTGCTGCGGATGCTGGCGTTCCGGCCGGCGGATTCGGCAGACGCGCCGAGACAGCCGCTAAAGCCAGTGGGGATCAGCCAGGCCACAGTTGATTCCGCCAAACCAGTGGCTGGCGCGGCCGTTGTCGCGCCAGCAGTGGCTGCGCCTGCGCCGGTGGCGCCGGCACCTGAGCCCGAATCCGCGCCGGTTGCAGTGGCACCTGAGCCCGAATCCGCGCCGGTTGCAGTGGCACCTGTGGTTGAGCCCGAGCCGGTTATCGAGCCCGCCCCCGTGGTCGACCTGCCCTGGAACGATCCGGTCGAAGCAGAGGCTGAGCCCGAGCCTGAGCAACAGCCCGCCGTGGAACCCGTACTGGAAACTGCCGGCGAGCAGCCCGAGCTGACGCCGATGCCTGCGCCGACCCCGGACAGCGTGGTGCCGGATGCCCCTGAGTGGGTATCGGCGCCGGTTCCCGAGCCGACGGTAGCCCAGGTCGAGGCCGCGACCCCCGGCATTGACCTGGACGACGAACCGCCGCTGGACGAAGACTACATCGAGCCGGACATGGATTCGGCCTACAGCTACCTGGACGAATTGGCCAGCGAGCACACCGCCGAACCGGCACCCGAGCCCGAAGCCGAACCGGCTGCGGCGCCGGCTACCGGCCTGGCCCTGCAATGGCTGGAATTGTTTCCGAAATTGCCGATCTCCGGCATGACCGGGAGTATCGCCGCCAACTGCACACTGATCTCCATCGAGGGCGACCATTGGCTGCTGCACCTGGACCCGGCCCACAGCGCCTTGTTCAATGCGACCCAGCAGCGTCGGCTCAACGATGCGCTCAACCAATACCATGGGCGCACGCTGACCATCGCCATCGAACTGATCAAGCCGGAGCAGGAAACCCCGGCCCAGGCCGCGACCCGTCGGCGTCTGAACCGCCAGCGCGAGGCTGAGGATTCGATCCACGCTGATCCGCTTATCCAACAAATGATGCAACAGTTCGGTGCGGTCGTCCGCCACGATACTATTGAACCTGTCGAAGCCCCGGTGCCCCAAGCGTCATGA
- the recR gene encoding recombination mediator RecR gives MSFSPLIRQLIDALRTLPGVGQKTAQRMALQLLERDRSGGTRLAQALSQAMEGVGHCRQCRTLTEEELCPQCADPRRDDTLLCVVEGPMDVYAVEQTGYRGRYFVLKGHLSPLDGLGPEAIGIPQLVARIEEQGTFSEVILATNPTVEGEATAHYIAQLLTNKGLITSRIAHGVPLGGELELVDGGTLAHSFAGRKPIAL, from the coding sequence ATGAGCTTCAGCCCCCTGATTCGCCAACTGATCGACGCCCTGCGTACCTTGCCAGGTGTTGGCCAGAAAACTGCCCAGCGCATGGCGCTGCAACTGCTGGAGCGTGATCGCAGTGGCGGCACCCGCCTGGCCCAGGCTCTGAGCCAGGCCATGGAAGGCGTGGGCCACTGCCGTCAGTGCCGCACCCTCACCGAAGAAGAACTTTGCCCGCAATGCGCCGACCCCCGTCGCGACGACACGTTGCTCTGCGTGGTGGAGGGGCCGATGGATGTGTATGCAGTGGAGCAGACCGGTTATCGCGGCCGCTACTTTGTGCTCAAGGGCCACCTGTCGCCGCTCGACGGTTTGGGGCCGGAAGCCATCGGTATCCCGCAACTGGTCGCGCGCATTGAAGAACAGGGCACCTTTAGCGAAGTGATCCTGGCGACCAACCCGACGGTGGAAGGTGAAGCCACGGCGCATTACATCGCCCAACTGCTGACCAATAAAGGCTTGATCACTTCAAGGATCGCCCACGGCGTGCCGTTGGGTGGCGAGCTGGAATTGGTGGACGGCGGTACCTTGGCGCACTCGTTCGCAGGCCGCAAGCCGATCGCCCTCTAA
- a CDS encoding N-acetylmuramidase family protein — protein sequence MKSLQGLPRLISASVGAPGKARNLPADVQCIQYLFNLIIPKMGFALLENGKCDGQLVQCISQYQFRHLKYAHPDGVIDPTGRTFNSLIEEAVKVPVRAFPTMRIPSFLNALGNNNVDAVQATVNVYLNQVRAVIEAERRNRQLMLQATCDGGTTLSDTDFQNAAKQLGNGISVNVVKAFATIESGGKVGFGPARLPIIAFEGHHFRKYTKHIYDQSHPLLSYIYKKKAGPQWQTNNKDQVKAWETMATAFALDQEAALMSASWGMFQVMGFNFASCGFKTVFEFAAALKVNAGNQLKAYLSFCSKSTALMSAMKNKDFTAMARNYNGEDYGNYDVLMKQAYEAFEGKK from the coding sequence ATGAAAAGCCTGCAAGGGTTGCCTCGACTTATCAGTGCCTCAGTCGGCGCTCCCGGCAAAGCCCGCAACTTGCCCGCCGATGTGCAGTGCATCCAATACTTATTCAACCTGATCATTCCCAAAATGGGCTTTGCCTTGCTGGAAAACGGCAAGTGCGATGGCCAGTTGGTGCAGTGCATCAGCCAGTATCAGTTCCGCCATCTCAAATATGCTCATCCCGATGGGGTGATCGACCCCACGGGGCGTACGTTCAACAGCTTGATCGAGGAAGCGGTGAAAGTCCCGGTACGGGCCTTCCCGACCATGCGTATTCCGAGCTTTCTCAACGCATTGGGTAATAACAACGTCGATGCGGTGCAAGCCACGGTCAATGTCTACCTGAACCAGGTGCGTGCGGTGATCGAGGCCGAGCGGCGCAACCGCCAATTAATGTTGCAGGCCACCTGCGATGGCGGCACGACGCTGAGCGATACGGACTTCCAGAATGCTGCCAAGCAATTGGGCAACGGCATCTCGGTGAATGTGGTCAAGGCGTTCGCCACCATCGAGTCGGGCGGGAAGGTGGGGTTCGGGCCGGCCAGGCTGCCGATCATCGCCTTCGAAGGTCATCACTTTCGCAAGTACACCAAGCATATCTACGACCAGTCGCACCCTCTGCTGTCGTACATCTACAAGAAAAAAGCCGGGCCGCAGTGGCAGACCAACAACAAGGACCAGGTCAAGGCCTGGGAAACCATGGCCACCGCTTTTGCTCTCGACCAGGAAGCGGCACTGATGTCGGCGTCCTGGGGGATGTTTCAGGTCATGGGGTTCAACTTCGCGTCGTGCGGGTTCAAGACGGTGTTCGAGTTTGCAGCGGCGTTAAAAGTAAACGCCGGTAATCAACTCAAGGCCTACCTCAGTTTTTGCAGCAAGAGCACGGCGCTGATGAGTGCGATGAAAAACAAGGATTTCACAGCCATGGCTCGTAACTATAACGGCGAGGACTACGGCAACTATGACGTGCTGATGAAACAAGCCTACGAAGCCTTTGAAGGGAAGAAATAA
- a CDS encoding YbaB/EbfC family nucleoid-associated protein: protein MMKGGMAGLMKQAQQMQEKMAKMQEELANAEVTGKAGGDMVSVVMTGRHDIKRVSIDPSVLPGVGEDDLEMLEALFAAAVNDAVRKIEANSQDKMSGVTAGMQLPPGMKLPF, encoded by the coding sequence ATGATGAAAGGTGGCATGGCCGGCCTGATGAAGCAGGCACAGCAGATGCAGGAAAAAATGGCCAAGATGCAGGAAGAACTGGCCAACGCCGAAGTCACCGGTAAAGCCGGTGGCGATATGGTCAGCGTGGTGATGACCGGTCGCCACGACATCAAGCGTGTCAGCATCGACCCGAGCGTGTTGCCTGGCGTGGGCGAAGATGACCTGGAAATGCTCGAAGCGTTGTTCGCCGCAGCCGTCAACGATGCTGTGCGCAAGATCGAAGCCAATAGCCAGGACAAAATGTCCGGCGTGACGGCTGGCATGCAGCTGCCACCGGGCATGAAACTGCCGTTCTGA
- a CDS encoding adenine phosphoribosyltransferase: MTFDSFDIKSLIRPVIDFPKPGVIFRDITPLFQSPRALRLVADSFAQRYVEADFTHIGAMDARGFLIGSIIAYQLNKPLILFRKQGKLPADVLAEGYQTEYGEAFLEVHADSLCEGDSVLIFDDLIATGGTLIAAANLVRRMGAQIFEAAAIIDLPELGGSQRLEDMGIPTFCLTQFGLTER; the protein is encoded by the coding sequence ATGACCTTCGATTCGTTCGACATCAAATCCCTGATTCGCCCTGTCATCGACTTCCCCAAGCCTGGGGTTATCTTTCGTGACATCACCCCGCTGTTCCAATCACCCCGCGCCCTGCGCCTGGTAGCCGACAGCTTTGCCCAGCGCTATGTCGAAGCCGATTTCACGCATATCGGTGCGATGGATGCCCGCGGTTTCCTGATAGGTTCGATCATCGCCTACCAGCTCAACAAGCCGCTGATCCTGTTTCGCAAGCAAGGCAAGCTGCCGGCGGATGTGCTGGCCGAGGGTTACCAGACCGAGTACGGCGAAGCCTTCCTGGAAGTACACGCCGACAGCCTCTGCGAAGGTGATTCGGTGCTGATATTCGATGACCTGATCGCCACGGGTGGCACCCTGATTGCTGCGGCCAACCTGGTACGGCGCATGGGCGCGCAGATCTTTGAAGCGGCGGCGATTATTGATTTACCGGAACTGGGTGGTTCGCAGCGGTTGGAAGACATGGGGATTCCCACGTTTTGCCTGACGCAGTTTGGGCTGACCGAAAGGTAA
- a CDS encoding DMT family transporter, whose protein sequence is MSTPSPLKLTLVIASVILCWAYSPIGVHMGLHSYSPGQLALLRFLIASLFMAAVAWVVGIGRPQVRDLPWLLVLGFFGVFLHHTSLNHGQQWVTAAASSVLAQSAPLFSVLIAFFCLQERVSMWRWSCVLLGLVGVLVVIWSDHGVGDIDPRGLLILLAACSWSVYFAIQRHYAHRYSPLTMACYMVWSGTLMLCVNLPGLPAAIVQAPLRENLAVLVLGIFPSALAYLAWGYVLKHVEVSRASVAMYLIPPVAMVMAATLLGEQVTLQVMLGAVIVLTSVAAISLEGRWRSIVRPAHPQTPSGRAIKPASSD, encoded by the coding sequence ATGAGTACCCCGTCACCGCTCAAGCTTACGCTAGTCATTGCCAGCGTCATCCTCTGTTGGGCTTATTCACCCATAGGCGTGCATATGGGGCTGCACAGCTACAGCCCTGGCCAATTGGCGTTGCTGCGTTTTTTGATTGCGTCGCTATTCATGGCGGCTGTGGCCTGGGTAGTCGGCATTGGCCGGCCCCAGGTGCGCGACCTGCCGTGGCTGCTGGTGCTGGGTTTCTTCGGGGTGTTCCTGCACCACACCAGCCTCAATCACGGGCAGCAATGGGTGACAGCGGCGGCGTCGAGTGTGTTGGCACAATCGGCGCCGCTGTTCAGTGTGTTGATCGCTTTTTTCTGTTTGCAGGAGCGCGTCAGCATGTGGCGTTGGAGTTGTGTGCTGTTGGGGTTGGTCGGCGTGCTGGTGGTGATCTGGAGCGATCATGGCGTAGGCGATATCGACCCGCGCGGCTTGTTGATCCTGCTGGCGGCCTGCTCATGGAGCGTGTACTTCGCCATCCAGAGGCATTACGCCCATCGCTACAGTCCGTTGACGATGGCGTGCTACATGGTCTGGTCCGGCACCTTGATGCTGTGCGTGAACCTGCCGGGCCTGCCTGCCGCTATCGTGCAGGCGCCGTTGCGGGAGAACCTCGCGGTGCTGGTGCTGGGCATCTTTCCCAGCGCGTTGGCCTATCTGGCCTGGGGTTATGTGCTCAAGCACGTCGAAGTCAGCCGCGCTTCGGTGGCGATGTACCTGATTCCGCCGGTTGCCATGGTGATGGCCGCCACCCTGCTCGGTGAACAGGTGACCCTGCAGGTGATGCTGGGTGCGGTGATCGTGCTGACCAGCGTCGCCGCTATCAGCCTGGAGGGGCGCTGGCGCTCAATCGTGCGGCCAGCACACCCGCAGACGCCATCTGGACGGGCAATCAAGCCAGCTTCGTCAGATTAG
- a CDS encoding NADP-dependent oxidoreductase translates to MPQDMTLNQRIVLVSRPQGAPTPENFRLERVSLPDLADGQVLLKTLYLSLDPYMRGRMSDAPSYAAPVEIGEVMTGGAVSRVEQSRNPKFEVGDLVVGATGWQSHSICDGKNLMPLPKGLASPSMALGVLGMPGMTAYMGLMDIGQPKAGETLVVAAASGAVGSVVGQVAKLKGLRVVGIAGGADKCRYVVDKLGFDACIDHKSADFANELALACFKGVDIYFENVGGKVFDAVLPLLNAKARVPLCGLIAGYNAHETPSGPDRLPALQRTLLTKRVRIQGFIVFDDYGDRQPEFLSAMAPWVRDGKIKFREDVVDGLEQAPEAFIGLLEGRNLGKLVVRVAQD, encoded by the coding sequence ATGCCTCAAGACATGACGCTCAACCAACGCATCGTTCTGGTCTCACGCCCTCAAGGCGCACCCACGCCCGAAAACTTCCGCCTGGAACGTGTAAGCCTGCCCGATCTGGCAGACGGTCAGGTGCTGCTCAAGACGCTGTACCTGTCTTTGGACCCCTACATGCGTGGACGCATGAGTGACGCGCCGTCCTACGCCGCGCCTGTGGAAATCGGCGAAGTGATGACCGGTGGTGCTGTCAGCCGTGTCGAGCAATCACGCAACCCGAAATTCGAGGTAGGTGATCTGGTGGTCGGTGCCACCGGCTGGCAGAGCCACAGTATCTGCGACGGCAAGAACCTGATGCCTTTGCCCAAGGGGCTTGCGAGCCCGTCGATGGCCCTGGGCGTGTTGGGTATGCCAGGCATGACCGCTTACATGGGCCTGATGGATATCGGTCAGCCGAAGGCCGGGGAAACCCTGGTGGTGGCGGCTGCGTCCGGCGCGGTGGGCTCGGTGGTGGGGCAGGTGGCCAAGCTCAAGGGCTTGCGCGTGGTAGGGATTGCTGGCGGTGCCGACAAGTGCCGCTATGTGGTGGATAAGCTGGGCTTTGACGCCTGTATCGACCACAAGAGCGCGGACTTTGCCAACGAATTGGCCCTGGCGTGTTTCAAAGGCGTGGACATCTACTTCGAAAACGTTGGCGGTAAGGTCTTCGATGCGGTGCTGCCGCTGCTCAACGCCAAGGCGCGCGTGCCGCTGTGCGGGTTGATCGCCGGTTATAACGCCCATGAAACCCCCAGCGGCCCTGATCGCCTGCCGGCACTGCAGCGCACCTTGCTGACCAAGCGTGTGCGTATCCAGGGCTTTATCGTGTTCGACGACTATGGCGACCGCCAGCCGGAATTCCTCAGCGCTATGGCGCCGTGGGTGCGCGATGGCAAGATCAAGTTCCGCGAGGATGTGGTCGATGGCCTGGAGCAAGCGCCTGAAGCCTTTATCGGCTTGCTGGAGGGACGCAACCTCGGCAAGTTGGTGGTGCGCGTCGCGCAAGATTGA
- a CDS encoding acyl-CoA dehydrogenase family protein gives MSAYQEYFDPSHQLVRDSVRRFVEREMLPGIEHWEEAESFPRELYLKAGAAGILGIGYPEALGGSHEGDLFAKVAASEELMRCGSGGVVAGLGSLDIGLPPIVKWARPDVRERIAPLVLAGEKIIALAVTEPSGGSDVANLHTRAVRDGEHYRVSGAKTFITSGIRADFYTVAVRTGGPGFGGISLLLIEKDTPGFTVGQPLKKMGWWASDTAELFFNDCHVPVGNLIGAENMGFACIMGNFQSERLALALMANMTAQLALEESLKWAAQREAFGKPIGKFQVLKHRLAEMATAVEVSREFTYRQAAKMAAGKSVIKEISMAKNLATDTADRVTYDAVQMLGGQGYMRGSLVERLYRDNRILSIGGGTREVMNEIISKQMGL, from the coding sequence ATGTCTGCCTATCAGGAATACTTCGACCCCAGCCACCAATTGGTCCGCGACAGCGTGCGCCGGTTTGTCGAGCGTGAGATGTTGCCGGGCATCGAGCACTGGGAGGAGGCTGAGAGCTTTCCTCGTGAGCTTTACCTCAAAGCCGGAGCGGCGGGCATTCTCGGGATCGGTTACCCCGAGGCATTGGGTGGAAGCCACGAAGGCGATCTGTTCGCCAAGGTCGCCGCCAGCGAAGAACTGATGCGTTGCGGTTCCGGTGGTGTGGTGGCCGGGCTCGGCTCCCTGGATATCGGCCTGCCGCCCATCGTCAAATGGGCCCGGCCTGACGTGCGGGAGCGTATAGCGCCCCTGGTGCTGGCCGGCGAGAAGATCATCGCCCTGGCGGTTACCGAACCGAGTGGCGGCTCGGATGTCGCCAACCTGCACACCCGCGCCGTGCGTGACGGTGAGCACTACCGTGTGAGCGGTGCCAAGACCTTTATCACCAGCGGCATTCGGGCGGATTTCTATACTGTGGCGGTGCGCACCGGCGGGCCGGGCTTCGGCGGTATCAGCCTGTTGCTGATTGAAAAAGACACCCCCGGTTTCACCGTTGGCCAGCCGTTGAAGAAGATGGGCTGGTGGGCGTCGGACACGGCCGAGTTATTTTTCAACGACTGCCACGTGCCCGTCGGCAACCTCATCGGCGCTGAAAACATGGGGTTTGCCTGCATCATGGGCAACTTCCAGAGCGAGCGCCTGGCGCTGGCGCTGATGGCCAACATGACCGCGCAACTGGCCCTGGAAGAAAGCCTCAAGTGGGCCGCCCAGCGCGAAGCGTTCGGTAAACCCATCGGCAAGTTCCAAGTGCTCAAGCACCGCCTGGCGGAAATGGCCACCGCCGTGGAAGTGTCCCGTGAGTTCACTTACCGTCAGGCGGCGAAGATGGCCGCTGGCAAGAGCGTGATCAAGGAGATTTCCATGGCCAAGAACCTGGCCACGGATACAGCTGACCGGGTGACCTATGACGCGGTGCAGATGTTGGGCGGGCAGGGGTACATGCGGGGTAGCCTGGTGGAGCGGCTGTATCGGGATAATCGGATTCTGTCGATTGGTGGGGGGACGCGGGAGGTAATGAACGAAATCATCAGCAAGCAGATGGGGTTATGA
- the fnr gene encoding fumarate/nitrate reduction transcriptional regulator Fnr, which produces MSEPVKLRAHSQAHCKDCSLAPLCLPLSLNLEDMDALDDIVKRGRPLKKGEFLFRQGDKFDSVYAVRSGALKTFSLSDGGEEQITGFHLPSELVGLSGMDTEIHPVSAQALETTSVCEIPFERLDELALQLPQLRRQLMRVMSREIRDDQQMMLLLSKKTADERIATFLVNLSARFRARGFSANQFRLSMSRNEIGNYLGLAVETVSRVFTRFQQNQLIAAEGKEVHILDPIQLCALAGGSLEV; this is translated from the coding sequence ATGTCCGAGCCAGTTAAACTGCGCGCTCACAGCCAGGCCCATTGCAAGGATTGCAGCCTGGCTCCCCTCTGCCTGCCACTTTCGTTGAATCTGGAAGACATGGATGCGCTGGACGACATCGTCAAACGCGGCCGCCCACTGAAAAAAGGCGAGTTTTTGTTTCGCCAGGGCGACAAGTTTGATTCCGTCTATGCAGTACGTTCGGGCGCATTGAAGACGTTCAGCCTCAGCGACGGCGGCGAAGAACAAATCACCGGCTTCCACCTGCCCAGCGAGTTGGTCGGGCTGTCGGGAATGGACACCGAGATTCACCCGGTGTCGGCCCAGGCCCTGGAGACAACGTCGGTGTGCGAAATTCCTTTCGAGCGCCTGGACGAATTGGCCCTGCAATTGCCACAACTGCGCCGCCAGTTGATGCGCGTGATGAGCCGCGAGATTCGTGACGATCAACAAATGATGCTGCTGCTGTCGAAGAAAACCGCCGACGAGCGCATCGCAACGTTCCTGGTCAACCTGTCGGCGCGCTTCCGTGCCCGTGGCTTCTCGGCCAACCAGTTCCGCCTGAGCATGTCGCGCAATGAAATCGGCAATTACCTGGGCCTGGCGGTTGAGACTGTGTCCCGCGTGTTTACCCGCTTCCAGCAGAACCAGTTGATTGCTGCCGAGGGCAAGGAAGTGCATATCCTCGACCCGATCCAGCTGTGCGCATTGGCCGGTGGCTCACTGGAGGTCTGA
- a CDS encoding LysR family transcriptional regulator gives MELAQLKMVRAVAQTGSVAQAALQLHCVPSNITTRIKQLESELGTPLFIRAGRGLAISAAGEIFLDYCERILALVDESKRAVDASAIPRGTLRIGAVESSASGRLPPLLAEYHRRYPEVSLELVTGAWAQLLDDLQHHRLDVALVAASGKHTKLEHSVVYSERLVLIASASSAPIHSPEDLAGRTLLVWPPGCPYRAALEHWLKPQDFKPAIASYTSWGTIIGCVSAGIGVALAPEGILARYEQANQLASYRFDELAAVDNLLFWHKDTQRHLARDAFSGLLRETFG, from the coding sequence ATGGAACTGGCCCAACTGAAAATGGTGCGAGCCGTGGCGCAAACCGGCAGCGTGGCCCAGGCCGCCCTGCAACTGCACTGTGTGCCGTCCAACATCACCACGCGCATCAAGCAGCTGGAAAGCGAGTTGGGCACACCGTTGTTTATCCGCGCCGGCCGCGGGCTGGCGATCAGTGCTGCGGGTGAGATCTTCCTGGATTACTGCGAGCGCATCCTGGCGTTGGTGGATGAGTCCAAGCGTGCGGTGGATGCCAGCGCGATTCCCCGTGGCACCTTGCGCATCGGCGCGGTGGAATCCAGCGCCAGCGGCCGCCTGCCGCCGCTGTTGGCGGAGTATCACCGGCGTTATCCCGAGGTCAGCCTGGAGTTGGTGACCGGCGCCTGGGCGCAACTGCTGGACGACCTGCAACACCATCGTCTGGATGTGGCGCTCGTGGCCGCCAGTGGCAAACACACGAAGCTGGAGCACAGCGTGGTCTACAGCGAACGCCTGGTACTGATCGCCAGCGCGTCCAGCGCGCCCATCCACAGCCCCGAAGACCTGGCTGGCCGCACACTATTGGTGTGGCCGCCCGGCTGCCCCTATCGCGCAGCACTGGAACACTGGCTCAAGCCCCAGGACTTCAAGCCGGCGATTGCCAGCTATACCAGTTGGGGCACGATCATCGGCTGCGTCAGCGCGGGGATTGGCGTGGCGTTGGCGCCGGAGGGCATCCTGGCGCGTTATGAGCAGGCCAATCAGCTGGCATCGTATCGGTTCGACGAACTGGCAGCGGTAGACAACTTGCTGTTCTGGCACAAAGATACCCAGCGGCATCTGGCACGGGATGCATTCTCCGGGCTACTGCGCGAAACCTTCGGCTAA